The genomic interval TTAGCTGACCACAATaaataaagtggcggaccacataaaataatttagCCGGCTACGATAAATAATGTGGGggaccactttaaataatgtgtgTGAACACATAGAATAATGTAGCTAACCATATAAAATaaggtggcggaccacataagatTATATGGCTaaccacaataaataatgtggcagaccacacaaaataaagtggcggaccacatacaaTAATTTAGCCGGCCACACAAAATAATGTAGCCGAccacaataaataatgtgggggaccactttaaataatacataaataaatgataaatgggttatacttgtatagcacttttctaccttcaaggtactcaaagctctttgacagtatttccacattcacccattcacacacacattcacacactgatggcgggagctgccatgcaaggcactaaccagcagccatcaggagcaagggtgaagtgtcttgcccaaggacacaacggacatgactaggatggtaggaggtggggattgaaccccagtaaccagcaaccctccgattgctggcacagccactctaccaacttcgccacgcataATGTGTGTgcacacataaaataatgtagctaACCATATACAATtaggtggcggaccacataagatTATATGGCTCACCACAATAAATAATGTAGCTGACCAcacaaaataaagtggcggaccacataaaataatttagCCGGCCACACAaaataatgtacaaaccccgtttccatatgagttgggaaatggtgttagatgtaaatataaacggaatacaatgatttgcaaatccttttcaacccatattcagttgaatatgctacaaagacaacatatttcatgttcaaactcataaactttttgcaaataataattaacttagaatttcatggctgcaacacgtgccaaagtagttgggaaagggcatgttcaccactgtgttacatggcctttccttttaacaacacccagtaaacgtttgggaactgaggagacacatttttgaaacttttcaggtggaattctttcccattcttgcttgatgtacagcttaagttgttcaacagtccgggggtctcccttgtgctattttaggcttcataatgcgccacacattttcaatgggagacaggtctggactacaggcaggccagtctagtacccgcactcttttactatgaagccacgttgatgtaacacgtggcttggcattgtcttgctgaaataagcaggggcgtccatggtaacgttgcttggatggcaacatatgttgctccaaaagctgtatgtacctttcagcattaatggtgccttcacagatgtgtaagttacccatgtcttgggcactaatacacccccataccatcacacatgctggcttttacactttgcgcctagaacaatccggatggttcttttcgtctttggtccggaggacacgacgtccacagtttctaaaaacaatgtgaaatgtggactcgtcagaacacttttccactttgtatcagtccatcttaggtgagcgcaggcccagcgtttctgggtgttgttgataaacggttttcgccttgcataggagagttttaacttgcacttacagatgtagcgaccaactgtagttactgacagtggttttctgaagtgttcctgagcccgtgtggtgatatcctttacacactgatgtcgcttgttgatgcagtaccgcctgagggatggaaggtcacgtgcttagctgcttacctgcaatgattgctccagattctctgaaccctttgatgatattacggagcgtagatggtgaaatccctaaattccttgcaataactggttgagaaaggtttttcttaaactgttcaacaatttgctcatgcatttgttgacaaagtggtgaccctcgccccatccttgtttgtgaatgactgagcatttcatggaatctacttttatacccaatcatggcacccacctgttcccaatttgcctgctcacctgtgggatgttccaaataagtgtttgatgagcattcctcaactttatcagtatttattgccacctttcccaacttctttgtcacgtgttgctggcatcaaattctaaagttaatgattatttgcacacaaaaaaaaagtttatcagtttgaacatcaaatatgttgtccttgtagcatattcaactgaatatggcttgaaaatgatttgcaaatcattgtattccgtttatatttacatctaacaccatttcccaactcatatggaaacggggtttgtaagaaaACAGGTATAAAAACAGGAAGTTGTAAGTAAATATTGTGTGTGCAGGTGCGACTCCAGACGACCACAAGCCTCTAGTCCTCCAGCACGACGCGGTCCCGGCAAGTCAGAAGTTTCCGCTAATCCTGCACTGCGAGTCTCTGGCGCCCGCGGAAGCGAAGCCTCAGCCGTCCCGCGTGAGCACGGCGGAGGGCACGGCCTACAGCCCCTCCCCCAGCGACGGGGCGGCCACGCTCTGGGAGCAAGTCCCCGTGCCAAGGGGCGGCGACAACTTCCTGCAGATGAAGCTGAAACTCTCCTCTCCCGACCAGAAGCTGGCGAGCGGCTGCGTGGTGCGCCTGGTCAACCTGCTGACCGCCGCCGAGATGGAGGCCAAGATGCAGGAGGGCGGCGGCAAAAAGGCGTGGCCTCTGCCCAAAGACCTGCGGCGCCACCAGAGCGTCCACACGGGGCACCGCCTGTGCTGCTTCGCGCCGTGCGGCGACGACGTGTGGCGCCTCCAGAAGGTGGTGGCGCGCTCCCGCGACGGCTACGCCTGCGCCGTCTGCGGCAAGGCCTTCCAGCGCCGCAAGCTGCTCCGCCGCCACGAGCGCTTCCACACGGGCGAGAAGCCCTACGCCTGCGCCAAGTGCGCCAAGACCTTCGCGCTCAGGAAGAACCTCCGCCGCCACCTGCGGTTCCACACGGGCGAGCGGCCGCACAGGTGCGCCAGCTGCGGCAAGAGCTTCCGCCTGCGCGAGAACTTGAAGACGCACCTGCGCTTCCACACGGGGGAGAAACCCTACGAGTGCAGCCTGTGCGGCAAGACGTTCCGCATCATGCAGAACCTGGAGAAGCACAACCTCAGCCTGTGCGGGGACTTTGTGCCCTCCTTCAAGACCATCGCCGGCTTGCAGCGCCGACCACCACCCGCACCACCCGCTACCTCGGACCGGCGGTTCTCAAACCAGGTACCACCTCAGAGAACACTCGGTTCTCCGAGTGCCACCGCAGTGACCAACATTCagctacagtagcgtagtaggcccacgTGTCCATCAAGAACAAGgcaagggttttctttaacaagtaaCACTATacccagtttgaacagtcacactgtgttaagTAGGCCCACGTGTCCATCAAGAACAAGGtaagggttttctttaacaagtttgaacagtcacactgtgttaagTAGACCCACGTGTCACTCAAGAACAAGGCAAGGGTTTTCTTTAAtaagtttgaacagtcacactgtgttaagTAGGCCCACGTGTCCATCAAGAACAAGgcaagggttttctttaacaagtttgaacagtcacactgtgttaagTAGGCCCACGTGTCACTCAAGAACAAGgcaagggttttctttaacaagtttgaacagtcacactgtgttaagTAGGCCCACGTGTCCCTCAAGAACAAGgccagggttttctttaacaagtttgaacagtcacactgtgttaagTAGGCCCACGTGTCCCTCAAGAACAAGgccagggttttctttaacaagtttgaacagtcacactgtgttaagTAGGCCCACGTGTCCCTCAAGAACAAGgccagggttttctttaacaagtttgaacagtcacactgtgttaagTAGGCCCACGTGTCCATCAAGAACAAGgcaagggttttctttaacaagtttgaacagtcacactgtgttaagTAGGCCCACGTGTCCATCAAGAACAAGGCatgggttttctttaacaagtttgaacagtcacactgtgttaagTAGGCCCACGTGTCACTCAAGAACAAGgcaagggttttctttaacaagtaaCACTGTATacccagtttgaacagtcacactgtgttaagTAGGCCCACGTGTCCATCAAGAACAAGgcaagggttttctttaacaagtttgaacagtcacactgtgttaagTAGGCCCACGTGTCCATCAAGAACAAGgcaagggttttctttaacaagtttgaacagtcacactgtgttaagTAGGCCCACGTGTCCATCAAGAACAAGgcaagggttttctttaacaagtttgaacagtcacactttgTTAAGTAGGCCCACGTGTCCATCAAGAACAAGgcaagggttttctttaacaagtaaCATTATacccagtttgaacagtcacactgtgttaagTAGGCCCATGTGTCCATCAAGAACAAGGCAAGAGTTTTCTTTAACAAGTAACACTATAcccagtttcaatcaatcaatcaatcaatgtttatttatatagccctaaatcacaagtgtctcaaagggctgcacaagccacaacgacatcctcggtacagagcccacacgtttgaacagtcacactgtgttaagTAGGCCCACGTGTCCATCAagaacaaggcaaaggttttctttaacaagtaacactgtacacacacagtttgaacagtcacactgtgttaagTAGGCACATGTGTCCATCAagaacaaggcaaaggttttctttaacaagtttgaacagtcacactgtgttaagTAGGCCCACGTGTCCCTCAAGAACAAGAcaagggttttctttaacaagtaaCACTATATacccagtttgaacagtcacactgtgttaagTAGGCCCACGTGTCACTCAAGAACAAGgcaagggttttctttaacaagctTGAACAGTCACACTTTGTTAAGTAGGCCCACGTGTCCATCAAGAACAAGgcaagggttttctttaacaagcttgaacagtcacactgtgttaagTAGGCCCACGTGTCCATCAAGAACAAGgcaagggttttctttaacaagtttgaacagtcacactgtgttaagTAGGCCCACGTGTCCATCAAGAACAAGAcaagggttttctttaacaagtttgaacagtcacactgtgttaagTAGGCCCACGTGTCCATCAAGAACAAGgcaagggttttctttaacaagtttgaacagtcacactgtgttaagTAGGCCCACGTGTCACTCAAGAACAAGGCAAGGGTTTTCTTCAACAAGTTACACTGTATACCCAGtctgaacagtcacactgtgttaagTAGGCCCACGTGTCCCTCAAGAACAAGgcaagggttttctttaacaagtaaCACTATacccagtttgaacagtcacactgtgttaagTAGGCCCACGTGTCCATCAAGAACAAGgcaagggttttctttaacaagtaaCACTATacccagtttgaacagtcacactgtgttcaGTAGGCCCACGTGTCCCTCAAGAACAAGgcaagggttttctttaacaagtttgaacagtcacactgtgttaagTAGGCCCACGTGTCCATCAAGAACAAGgcaagggttttctttaacaagtaaCACTGTATAcccagtttcaatcaatcaatcaatgtttatttatatagccctaaatcacaagtgtctcaaagggctgcacaagccacaacgacatcctcggtacagagcccacacgtttgaacagtcacactgtgttaagTAAGCCCACGTGTCCATCAagaacaaggcaaaggttttctttaacaagtaaCACTATacccagtttgaacagtcacactgtgttaagTAGGCCCACGTGTCCATCAAGAACAAGgcaagggttttctttaacaagtttgaacagtcacactgtgttaagTAGGCCCACGTGTCCATCGAGAACAAGgcaagggttttctttaacaagtaaCACTATAcccagtttcaatcaatcaatcaatgtttacttatatagccctaaatcacaagtgtctcaaagggctgcacaagccacaacgacatcctcggtacagagcccacacgtttgaacagtcacactgtgttaagTAGGCCCACGTGTCCATCAagaacaaggcaaaggttttctttaacaagtaacactgtacacacacagtttgaacagtcacactttgTTAAGTAGGCCCACGTGTCCATCAAGAACAAGTAaaaggttttctttaacaagtaacactgtatacacagtttgaacagtcacaccgTGTTCGAACATTTCACCAAgtcattctttggcgtaccactagatggagcctacagtttgagaatccctgttaCTAAATTCCCTCGTTTAGTATTTCACGACACGACGACACGGCTGATATCAGACATCAATCCGATATCGGCCCCCCCCAAAAATGATACCGGCTCGCAGCTAAAATGTCTGATACATGTTTACTTTGGCAGATGTCTTCCGATAAGCACACAAGTTTGACCGTTCCCTGTATTTTGGTTAAGTCCTTCTCAAAAG from Entelurus aequoreus isolate RoL-2023_Sb linkage group LG14, RoL_Eaeq_v1.1, whole genome shotgun sequence carries:
- the LOC133665466 gene encoding zinc finger protein 865-like isoform X2, with amino-acid sequence MSADVVNIHAQVESVLGALVKAAAAELSRLFESSYAASAAAVRDCGPAEHRGGDTKLKPSESLPSGKTTRSIGVQVDRDGDCSLKYKEEEEEAHRIFCPLRPAGDDTKQAAAESSVPETDCGQQPDLTLNGATPDDHKPLVLQHDAVPASQKFPLILHCESLAPAEAKPQPSRVSTAEGTAYSPSPSDGAATLWEQVPVPRGGDNFLQMKLKLSSPDQKLASGCVVRLVNLLTAAEMEAKMQEGGGKKAWPLPKDLRRHQSVHTGHRLCCFAPCGDDVWRLQKVVARSRDGYACAVCGKAFQRRKLLRRHERFHTGEKPYACAKCAKTFALRKNLRRHLRFHTGERPHRCASCGKSFRLRENLKTHLRFHTGEKPYECSLCGKTFRIMQNLEKHNLSLCGDFVPSFKTIAGLQRRPPPAPPATSDRRFSNQVPPQRTLGSPSATAVTNIQLQ
- the LOC133665466 gene encoding zinc finger protein 865-like isoform X1 — translated: MSADVVNIHAQVESVLGALVKAAAAELSRLFESSYAASAAAVRDCGPAEHRGGDTKLKPSESLPSGKTTRSIGVQVDRGIDCSLVLSNGDCSLKYKEEEEEAHRIFCPLRPAGDDTKQAAAESSVPETDCGQQPDLTLNGATPDDHKPLVLQHDAVPASQKFPLILHCESLAPAEAKPQPSRVSTAEGTAYSPSPSDGAATLWEQVPVPRGGDNFLQMKLKLSSPDQKLASGCVVRLVNLLTAAEMEAKMQEGGGKKAWPLPKDLRRHQSVHTGHRLCCFAPCGDDVWRLQKVVARSRDGYACAVCGKAFQRRKLLRRHERFHTGEKPYACAKCAKTFALRKNLRRHLRFHTGERPHRCASCGKSFRLRENLKTHLRFHTGEKPYECSLCGKTFRIMQNLEKHNLSLCGDFVPSFKTIAGLQRRPPPAPPATSDRRFSNQVPPQRTLGSPSATAVTNIQLQ